The window GCAAGCGCCTCGCGGATGGTCGCCTCCGCTGCCTCTAACAAGCCACGCTTCCACTGCGACAGCGCTAAATTGAATAAAGACCCAGCCCAATCCGGCTTAGCCTGAAACGCCTCCCGATAAGTCTTCTCTTGACGCTCCCAATCTTTCTTTTCACCATACCGTATCCCAAGCGAATTCAGCAAACTCGCATCTGGCCGGCCCTTCCGTCGCAAAGCTTGCACTAGATAATCGATCGCCTTGTCAAGCTGCCCTAGCTCAGCATAATCGTCAGACAACTTTCTTAACGTATCCACAATCTCCTCCTCCGCCACTTTACCCGTGCGCAAGTTCTCCTCCACCTCCTCAATACGCTGTCGAGTCGCGTGAGGATTCACTACCAACGTTAACGGATGTTCCACTGTGCATGCAAATGGCTCTGTCTCTGGCTGATCGCGAAGGGTTAACTCCAAATGCAAGCATTGGTTGGCATCCATTCGCACGCCCAGACGCAACGGAGTGCCACGATTCACCGGTGCACGAATCTGCCACGTCGCTGCAAACACCGGTCGCGCATCACTCCCAGCGACAAGCTCCACCCGCAGCGGCACCGTGCCCACCAGCGCCGTCTGCGGCACCACAAGCTCAAAATGCTCAGCACTTCGGTCAGGACTAGGAAATGGCAACGTCGCACCCTTCGGCACCAACTCCAGCATCCCCGAAGCCACCCGCAACGCGATCGCATCTTGCGCCACCGGCTGCACAAGCCCTCGCCCATAAAGCGCTAACGCCAACGCATGGTACGCTGCCCCACGAGCAACCGCCACCTGTGTCGCATCCCGATCTTCGTATATCAAAAGACGCCCAGATCGCAGATAAGACCGTACCGCCTCCTGCACCTGTGGAATTAAACTGCTCCCCCCCACCATCAGACAAAAATCCACATCTGCTGCCTGCAATCCAGCCCGCTCAAGCGCATCAGACAGCGGAGCAAAAATTGAGCACGTCATGTGATACTCCGTCTCCCGAGCGTACAGCAAATCCCTATCCAAAAATGGCTTGAGCAATTCCTCAAAACGCGCTGCTGTTAGCCGCGGTGAACGCAACGTCAACGTCGGATATCCAGGACACGGACACGACCACGACCCCGGATGCGTCTTGACTATCTCAGTCTTATCGGCATCCGCATAACGACCAAAACTCTGCAACCGCGCAATCTCGATACACAACCCCACTTTCAGCGACTCAGCTATCCCTAGCAGAGCTGGTTCTAAATGTCGCTTGCGCTGGTCAAAATCTAGGCTCTCCACCTTGAGACCATTTTGCTCGGCAACCTGCGGAATAAGTTCCTCATGGACAATCGCAGCATCAATATCACCCCCACCAAGCCGATGATAACGCGACACCGCCAGCGGCGCTATCTCCAGCTGCCCACTTCTCTTACTTAAATCCAAGCGAAACACTGCCACATCGCACGTGCCCCCTCCAAAGTCGAAGACAACCACATTCTGCGTACCACGCAAATCCGCCAGCAAAGCTTCCCGATGCGTTACCAAATAATCGATAAAGGCTGCCACCGGCTCATCCAAAAGATCCCCAGCCTGCAAGTTCATCCCGGCCATCTCTGCAGCGCGAAACGTATCGTGGCGTTGCGCCAGTTGAAACGACGCCGGCACCGTAACAACCGTGCGAGCCACTGACACCTCATGGGCCGTCTCCGCAGCAGCTTTGAGAAAGCTCAACACTCTCCCCCCAATTTCCGCCGCACTGCGAAAGCCAGGCGGAGCCAGATGATACGTCCGCCGCGCGCCTATCTCATTTTTGCACTCATAAAAAATATCTCTGTTTCGGCGCAACCGAGG of the Candidatus Methylacidiphilales bacterium genome contains:
- a CDS encoding Hsp70 family protein, with protein sequence MSSDQVTALILSRLDGIPQTVPLPVRVLGIDLGTTNSTVAEVIWCRDQNQPPVARCLEIEQPTDTGPYIHVLVPSVVALHGGQVWVGEGAKRLRANPRLRRNRDIFYECKNEIGARRTYHLAPPGFRSAAEIGGRVLSFLKAAAETAHEVSVARTVVTVPASFQLAQRHDTFRAAEMAGMNLQAGDLLDEPVAAFIDYLVTHREALLADLRGTQNVVVFDFGGGTCDVAVFRLDLSKRSGQLEIAPLAVSRYHRLGGGDIDAAIVHEELIPQVAEQNGLKVESLDFDQRKRHLEPALLGIAESLKVGLCIEIARLQSFGRYADADKTEIVKTHPGSWSCPCPGYPTLTLRSPRLTAARFEELLKPFLDRDLLYARETEYHMTCSIFAPLSDALERAGLQAADVDFCLMVGGSSLIPQVQEAVRSYLRSGRLLIYEDRDATQVAVARGAAYHALALALYGRGLVQPVAQDAIALRVASGMLELVPKGATLPFPSPDRSAEHFELVVPQTALVGTVPLRVELVAGSDARPVFAATWQIRAPVNRGTPLRLGVRMDANQCLHLELTLRDQPETEPFACTVEHPLTLVVNPHATRQRIEEVEENLRTGKVAEEEIVDTLRKLSDDYAELGQLDKAIDYLVQALRRKGRPDASLLNSLGIRYGEKKDWERQEKTYREAFQAKPDWAGSLFNLALSQWKRGLLEAAEATIREALAVEEDPPYFVLLAQILEKRGNRQEANQALAEALKRYGPVRALSDWELGWLQTAAQMQSDAALLEEATAEQRRRKRAGKGRDVESGGLLPEIAPALRKI